The following are encoded in a window of Balaenoptera ricei isolate mBalRic1 chromosome 1, mBalRic1.hap2, whole genome shotgun sequence genomic DNA:
- the DRAM2 gene encoding DNA damage-regulated autophagy modulator protein 2, translating to MWWFQQGLSFLPSALVIWTAAAFIFSYITAITLHHVDPVLPYISDTGTVAPEKCLFGAMLNIAAVLCIATIYVRYKQVHALNPEESRIIKLNKAGLVLGLLSCLGLSIVANFQKTTFFAVHVCGAVLTFGIGSLYMFVQTILSYQMQPKIHGKQVFWIRLLLVIWCGVSAFSMLTCSSLLYSGSFGADIVQKLHWNPEDKGYVLHMITTAAEWSMSLSFFGFFLTYIRDFQKISLRVEATLHGLTLYDTAPCPINNERTRLLSRDV from the exons ATGTGGTGGTTTCAgcaaggcctcagtttccttccttcAGCCCTTGTAATTTGGACGGCTGCtgctttcatattttcatatatcaCTGCTATAACACTTCACCATGTTGACCCTGTTTTGCCTTATATCAG tgacaCTGGTACAGTAGCTCCAGAAAAATGCTTGTTTGGGGCAATGTTAAATATTGCCGCAGTTTTAT GCATTGCGACCATTTATGTTCGTTATAAGCAAGTTCATGCTCTGAATCCTGAAGAGAGTCGTATCATCAAATTAAACAAGGCTGGCCTTGTACTTGGATTACTGAGTTGTTTAGGACTTTCTATTGTGGCAAACTTCCAG AAAACCACCTTTTTTGCTGTACATGTATGTGGAGCTGTGCTCACCTTTGGCATTGGCTCATTATACATGTTTGTTCAGACTATCCTTTCCTACCAAATGCAGCCCAAAATTCACGGCAAACAAGTCTTCTGGATCAGACTACTGTTGGTTATCTGGTGTGGAGTAAGTGCATTTAGCA TGCTGACTTGTTCATCACTTTTGTACAGTGGCAGTTTTGGCGCTGATATAGTACAGAAACTCCACTGGAATCCTGAGGACAAA GGTTATGTGCTTCACATGATCACTACTGCAGCAGAATGGTCTATGTCACTTTCCTTCTTCGGTTTTTTCCTGACTTATATTCGTGATTTTCAG AAAATTTCTTTACGGGTAGAAGCCACTTTACACGGATTAACCCTCTATGACACTGCTCCTTGCCCTATTAACAATGAACGAACACGGCTACTTTCCAGAGATGTATGA